Below is a genomic region from Argiope bruennichi chromosome 3, qqArgBrue1.1, whole genome shotgun sequence.
taaaaaacatttcttcattatAATCCTGGGTTGGCATTCACGCCTCGAGACCattcacactttttttaaaatatatcttacaaGCTGTCTTGATGCGACTTACACATTCTGCCAGAAGATTCCTCTTGTTAAATATATCACAAAAGTCTTTTGTTATGGCCACAGACCAGCCACAGCTTTAGCTGTAGGGTTTCCCTTAGTTGATGCCTAAGGTGAGTGGCAATTAGTTAAGAGTGAAGCTTGCTTCCGAACGAAGGGctattataaaaatgtactttaacCCTGAGGCACAGTAGTTTGAGTGATGggcaacttattttatttatatttacaccTTACGGCCTCTTTTGCAGCCATTATGAGGTCATAAAGACTTGCTAAGGGTTGAGCCAACTTCAGGAAGGGGTGCTGAAAAATGATAACGGAAGAAGTAAGCATTATGCTagcaatattttcaatgaatgaatatgataaataaaagtcAACAAAACAATTCATTATCTTTACAAAGCACtttcaacaaataaaagaaattacaattaaataaacatattataaacataatctaaatataaatttgagatTCAAGTAACAATCTCACTATTAATATGATTATTGGGATGAAtatgaaaatacataataaagagaaaattttaaatataaataaaaatacaagatttttttttaaagcaaaataagcACATAACATTGACAACTATGgaataatactaaatttaattatcatattatggAGCACCCAATTACTATCATTAATCAAACAGTTCTCTATACTTAatgtaacttttcaaaaatgtagacttgtatgtattttttaaaattttgcaaagaaaaataaacaaataattaaaatttatcttgctattgcaattttttattaagtttaagtCCTAGTTCCATATTTAATGCCGAATgttgatttttattgtttaacagGCAAATACACATTTTGTGAGCAACAACAATACATTGACAAGGCTAAAAATAAAGCTAATAGAGAGAAAATGTAACTAACTTTGAGTAACTCATCAGCAGTGCTACGATTGTCTACATCCACCTCTAGGCACTTGTCAAGGAAGTCCTGGAAAATTGGAGAGATTTTGTCTTTCTCCTTAAGCTGGGGCTTGCCATTAGTGGCAATCAGATACAAGGCCTAAAAAAAGTATAAGAATTCATACAATTAGatcaaaactaatttaaagtattcaaaagCTCAATGTTTGAGATGTGTATTATAATGACAACcacaaaaactattttcttaatatgaatcttaaattaagcaatttttaatttaagataaaggAGAGAGATCTCAATGATTTATTATTCTTCGAAAAGAAATTTGTGATTATTacttagataatatatatatatttcaattttacagaaTAAGTAGTTTTTTGAATAAGATAATGATGGATGTATAATATtaactacaaaaataaagaatacaaaattgaTCATttcatgtcaaaaaaaaaaaaaaaaatacacatatgaATCTAAAATCTATCAAATGATCACAAGACCTActtgtaataatgaaaattacaagCAGCAGATGgttaacaacaattaaaaatacagttaagATTTCCTTTATGCTTTTTggtatttaatacaattaatacaaaaactatttaaaatttttgatataaacatAAGGAATGGATTTCATGCTACATCTTCTTACATGTTTGCACTACTGCATAATCCAGAAAGAACAACTACTCTATTAAATACTATCAcatatctgttaaaaaaaaacttgttactCTTTGGAGTAACCTTCTGTTGTTTCAGATTCACTAAATGCACATTTCACTTACATGTTTAACTATGATAATgtcttacaagaaaaaaatagtatGTGATTATGTTTAAGTAAGTGACAAGGCAAGTTTAAGATGAAATTTCAGAACTGTTAAAAttctttcagcaatttttaaaaaatataaaactttaaactaGAAGCAGAAacatcttaaattattaatatatcatagcTGGAACATTAATTTGCTAAAAAAGAAGTTACAAATTAAAGCATATTAACAAGCAAGCTCATTataaaataggggaaaaaaaaaaacccattgatttataattctattaaatacatattcttatgaaatatttgtacagACTCAGGTAACAGAATACAAGAGcatcttagaaaaataaatttaactaactCTGAGTGGGCTTTCATGCATGTAGGGAGGGTCTCCTTCTATCATTTCAATAGCCATTATTCCTAATGACCAGATGTCCACCTTTGGTCCATACTGTTTTCTAGTAACAATTTCAGGAGCCATCCAATAAGGAGTTCCTACCATAGTTGTTCTCTTGCTCTGCTCTGGAGAAATCTGAGCACAGAATCCAAAATCagctgcaaagaaaaaaaatatatataactgtatcattatattaaagaaaaacaaggcaattttgaaaacagaataagatttatttttgacttgaatttttctaaaagccACCCACTAAAGAGAAATTCATACAACTTTTGGTTATGAAAACAgtcgtgaaaaaataaatacatggaacACTACATatcaaaatactatatatttaacaaataagtatgtaataaaaatgcaGGGGAAAAAAGTTCCACAATAATagtaataagataaaattttgaaaatttagcattagtcaagattttgaaaattatttaacataatggaaaatcaaatTCAAAGATTCTTACATCCATAAGCAAAAAAAGCTCAATTactaatataatttacaatatttagataaaaaatgcttcaataaaataaatgcattttcaataacTGAATACAATGCAGCAATAAAATACAGTTGAATAATTCATTGTTACAATTTAGAGATGGATTTCTCATCATAGAAATCTATACAAtgaaaatcacattaaaaaaaaaatcattgtcattTGAAAGGAAGGAAAACAATTacgtaaaaatagaaataaaatagacaattatatatagatatatatattcattttaatagacaataatttctttaaaaaatgcaaaaaagtaaaaaaaaaaccaaggcAAATTGAGGAAGGAAATGAGGAAAACTGAGAGAAGTAGCTAGACTAATGAAATAGGTGACATCCCAAAAAGGATTATTACTGCCAAACAATATGAAACTTAACTTTTATCCCTGAATATTTCCTCTCACCTAtgatgtaacattttatttaataaaatcattgttgtttcaaaaaaaaaaaaaaaaaaaaaaaaccctaggcAAACTTAAGTATTAACTTTTATCAGATGCTAGatttttattgatgatttaaatGACAAACTACTTCTATAACTTGAGAGGCAGAATACAATTATTGTAAGTTAAAAGTCTATCACTAATctaacttttattaataactccattttaaaacatattaattcattaaataatatttaataaaatgatatctttatttgctaaaaagtattaaatatcaaaaaaaaaaaagtaaaatatttttttcttgaaatatatattaaagatttaacaatatttttgaaaattgaaatctatATTCTTCACAATTATCATTCTATTAATTCAAAGAATGCAACAAATGCATTATtacaatgaattacttttccatgaattttttcaacatataacaaattaaataattcattctaaaaagtttattaaaatattctattcattaataagatttcatacaaataataatCTACAATAACTTACTAAGTTTTATGCTTCCATCCAATCCTAGCAAAATATTGTCACTTTTAATATCTCTATGtataatttgattataatgtAGAAATTGAAGTGCCTGAAGAACctaaaaaatgtaagaaagatTTGAGAATCaatagtgaaaagaaaaataagttggAGGAGGGTGCTAACAAttctaaattaacattattaaatgttacaaaaaaaaaaaaaaagaccatatTAATGAAttagaaggaaagaaagaaaccCAGATATGAATAACTTAAATAGCACctggtaataataaatttttgaaaatgttactataattttaaaatatttaacttaaaaatatgtttatggaTTTTGAATGGTAGTTTTATCTAGGAATGCAATAAGACTGTTTCATTGatagaatacaaatttaatcaaataatattttttattgatttattttttcaacaattcaaattaatgtgaaatttgacattttaaagtaatattacaaagatcatttattaattccaaacatttttcaatttaatacttggcatttattttaaattcagcaaaatcaaaatgacattttaatataaatgtgaaGATTTAAATGGCTTAAAAAAGTTCATAATACAAAGTAAAACttgcaaatgaaagaaaatattttcaaataatatggaACTACCTCTCTACAGACTGCAGCTATCTGGCCTTCTGCCATACATGTTTCTGTTACTACATCTGTCAAAGAACCACCTGGCAAATACTCCATTATTACctgtaatattacatttaaaacacaattaaaaatgagtaatatttaGTAAAGGCATATTTCATCTTAATTCTTCCCCAGCAATCCTGtacataaataaagatttaaatagataaaaatttcaaaatcaagaatTAAGATATCAGATAAAGCCATAGGAAATgtgtaataaaaacaaaagaaaaaaaatgcacttgtGGATGCTTAAAGCAATTGACTTTAGTTTAGGTGTAATTTTAAGTCTTGGTATATAGTTACAGAATCttcaagtttcaataaaaaattatcaaaacacaATATCAAACAGCCTAGAAAGACATTTAATatggcttttaataaatttttatcaacaacGTTACAACtgcatatttcaatttcattaatgtatgagcataatttttaatgaaaattataaacgaTTTGGAATACACAACaatgaattaaagataaaaagtattcatggaaaataaaaattctgcaataattTGGTAAAagtataaggaaaaatattttctttttttgattgctcattttatattttcactacCGGATAGAACTTCAgcaataaaaagatattcttttaaattatgcaagcacagtaaagaaaatataaatggatCTTAAAATCTTAGATAGCTGGTAAATTGCAAACACCAATCAAAAtggtttacaaaattttcatttaaataatgataaaaagaatatgagatatatgtattaaaataaatataatacaatagtacaataatttttcttgcttttaggagattattgataataaaacatAGTTCATACCCATAATTCTTCCCCAACTATATAGCTGTCAAGGTAATTGACAATATTAGGATGTTTGTTCTCTCTCATAACTAAAATTTCATTCACTATGAGCTCCTTTTTGGGTTGTTGAGGCAAATTCATTTGCTTAATAGCAACTTCCATTCCTGTTGCAGATTCAATGGCAGTATACACAGTGCCTGACGCCctgaaacataaaatttccaCATATAAAAACTTtccggaaatatatatatatatatatatatatattgcattgttttttttttcattatttttaaaacattaaaacaaattatttctgtatttccagaaaacttttttttctagccaaagtaaaatatttaattaaaaaaaaaaaaaaagacaaagaaattaACAACAATGAAGATGTTTCGTAAAGTTTTGCAGTTCAACCTATAATGACTTCAAAGACACATAACTTAGCAATAGATTAATTAAGAAGACACAACTCAAAtcaagaaatacaattataaataagcATAGGTAGTAATGCATAAAAgcaaaaaatctgttaaaaataaagGAGAATGTGTCTGATATACTATAAACAGATAACTTGTTTAAAACTATCAATATAGACACagactgacatttttttttttttttttgaaattttgatttgatttttggtggtgtttttttataacttcagaCAATATAATTGCACAATTTAATGTGCAATTTCTAaccaaacttaatttttttaagaatgtttgtgtatatctttttcatttgcaatgaatttcaaactgctttcatcatttcatcaaatatctgatgaaactattttacttttatgaacAATTTATCTGATGAAactattttacttttatgaacTATTTATCtgatgaaactattttttattttacttttatgaacTATTTATCtgatgaaactattttatttttttattttacttttatgaacTATTTATCtgatgaaactattttatttttttattttacttttatgaacTATTTATCtgatgaaactattttattttttttattttacttttaaacacttttataaatttaaaaaaaaatcttgcttatatttccatatttttttactaatgctATAATGAATCTTTGCATATTGATTTTTATCTTACTCTTTTTTTGGTGAAatcgaaaaacatatttcaaagtaTGTGAAGAAATAAATCTGGTATGTTGAATGACTGCACTTTCAGTTTTAATACAGCATGTTTTAAAACAGCTAATATGGTAATGGACAAGCTCAAATAACATACATAAATTGTATCACACCAATTAAAATAGGAATCGACAgcatgaaaaataagaaagtaaagttaaagtactttaaaacaacttttaatcAGATGTTAGACAATACAGACAGTGCGAAGTTTGACACATAATTCCACTAAGAAGGTTCACGGACATAAAGAGCATAGGTGTAAGGCAACAAAatagcattatttaattttttttgttacaatttcaagtttaaaaattttctacaaaaggaaaattaaagaatttattgaaatcaaatacaaCCAATACTTCAGGTAAACAAATAGTTCACCAAAgatagtatataattaaaaatgggagaaatgatcaaattacattttttttcaacaaatcagTATTTGATGATTTCTATTGATATAGTCATAAAAagcaatctaaaatattttcagattccaTTTCTGAAAAACAGTATTCTATTGAAACAACTGAAATACAATACAACAAAAgctaaacttttaaatatctcatAGAATCTGTATAAATaagattctaaatattaatttaaaaacaaaaataattcaaacaataaaaaaattaatttcttacccAACTcctattctttccatttttgtaTAACGTCTGTTAGGATCTCCCACAGATACAATGCTCCTAATTTTGTCCATAATTTCATCTTCagtcaatttcttttttctagtCTTCACAGTACTTGTTGTTGTGGGAGCAGGTGTCATTGTTGCTGGAGCATTGTTATTATTTGCAATATCTCGTTTATCATATGCTAAGGCTTCATTCTTAACTTCTTCATCAATAGGTTTTGTATACTGAAAtaataacatgattttttaaatttatatctgaaaaataaaattaaatcaaaattgaaattaaaacaatgtcAAATAAAGATGTAAATCCGTAATGGGCAAGAGTTATGATATTTGACTTTAATTTGAAGTTGTAATTGAATTGGTGGATTTGAGTAAGATTGAAATAAGGCAAGGTCAAATTTAAGGTTGAAAACTTTTAGCCTATTCCAAAGTCTAATATCAagacaataaatgaataaataaataaagagtttatttacTACTCATTTCTAAATGAGTAATCAGATAAGAAATAATAACTTCAgtctcaataattttatttttattatttgcaaatggGACACAATATAATATCAAGACACACACAAAGCATCTTCCACACAGCAGTCCTCTCTTTTTCTGTCATGTTTCCCCTCTCATTTCCCATCCTTGTCCGGTGACTAATTTTCTCACCAGGCTCTCAGAAGGTTTGTCAATGCCTTACAACGAGAATGATATTCTCaatatatctgattttaaaatcacatcttaaaggatataaaattttttcaaaccatacagtttagaaaaatacataaacaatttttcttagtaaaattatttagcaAAGTCTTGaggtaaaatactttttacaagaagtattttaatttgtataagttcaagctactttttttaaaaattttttagaagttatttaaaaaataattctaattataatctttaaaacaaGTACATTTCtcacttgtttttaaaataaaaatatttttaaaaacatttagtttGTCTAAGAATATAAAGTTTACTTCAAATATGAACTTACAATTGACTTTGTTTTTTCAGGTCTAGCTGCTACTGGAGGTGGAGGGGCTTCTGGTTCATCTTCTTCCTCATCTTCCGGTGTTGTTGGTGGAGTAGGTTCTGGTTTCCTTGTAGGCTACATAAAAGGCAGACAAGGAGAATAAGAGagatttactattatttttacaagttcattgacaaaaattttataatatataaaaatgacccatttttagtttaaataagcAAGTTTAATTCATATAGTCAAAATACcactttttgttatatattacaatttattttttttatctgtgacaTTTAATATACCtggaaaatcttttaaatattgtaatgtttAAAAGCAACAAGTATACGAGGATTCACTCATtccattatttttacaataacagatttataattaaatgtaaatgagAACAACAGcttttccataaatataaaatttattatttataacatcatagccttattaaaaaattagaaaataacttctTGActttatatgtaaacatattcaattaaaatactattaaaatccaattgtttttaaagtattttttaagttttaatgcaaaacattctccattaatagaatatttcttgcaacaataaaaaattggTGGGTATATACCTTAAGAAATTCATGGATAAAAGAATTCATGTTAAAGATGCAATGGTATCTGATTATTCTGAACAACAGTAAGATTATTGAATGGTCATCATTTTTACTGTTTTCATGTATCTAAAATCTTCAGAATGATCTCGCTTCATattctttctcttatttattaCATAGTATGCTCTtaacaatatatgaaatatatttctgctaaagtagaataaaaaaaattttaatactgagaaaaaaaagttttcatttattaggCTTCAGATAAGcttcattcttttaaagatttttttttttttttttgaaaatatactaaTTAACACATGTACACACGCAAATACGCACAAGCACACACACATGTCAGTAGAAGATATGTGCTTATTTAGATGAGTTTTTAGACCATCAATCATACAGTTGATTGTCACAGATTTACTCATGAAAGTAGAGCAAAATCCGATGCACAGTAGCAGAgtgtttaagaattaaataatgttaCCTTCAAAAGGATTCACCCCTGTTCATactaattatcataaaattaaaactgaacaataattccactaacagaaaaataaagcatttaaaatcacAAATGAAAAATGGCTGACATAACAAATAAAAGGAATACTAAAAGAAACAGTAACGGCAAAATTGCATTAACAACACACCAAGcatggtgggaaaaaaaaaagtgtctgcaTAATAGCAGAATGCTTAACTATTTTGTAGCATATAGAGAAAAGTGGCCTTTACtaccaaattttttctttaatgaataaaaagaaaagaatttcataaattttaggagcaattgatttcaaattctttaaaacatatgagaaaaatattatgattataatttttataaaaagttacaccaaaaatatatatctttaatacatcaattaataaatttaacttaatttattgtGTTTGGTTACCTTAAAAttcagaagcatttttttattaaaagggggagatatacaaaataaataaatacacgaataaaaatgtttaaaaaatggcaatattgTCCATCTGATACTTTGAAAATCCCATAATTTAGCAAAAGatccatatttttaacaaaatcaatgTTGCAGAGCAATTAACAAAAAGATGAATGATCTCTTTCACATttgattgtttcaaatttttcaataaatttacatatGTAAATCATGAATCCATGGCACAATCCCTCATTACATTCATTGACAATATAGCTGTTTACTGCAACATAGCTTTAAATACTATGtctatatttcttctttaatcaAATTGAGTAGATATTTATTGAACTAATGGGGAAAATTTAAGTTCTATGAACTACTTGTGTGccccttttaaaaaataaacagtattttatttttaaaaaatagcattaacaattatattttgtcTGTGTCTTCTAGTGTAGGTACATGGCAGTGAATTAAACTcacaaaagatatttcaaacCATAACCCATGCACACACTGAAagaaagagacagaaattttagTTCCATACTTACAGACACAGGAAGTGGAGAAACAACTGCATTTATGGCATATTTGTCGGCTAAATAGCTAGGTCTTGGAGATGGGTCCCCTTAAATTAAATAGAagttaatatttactaaaaaaagtatttattaagtaTGTAGCAAttataattataagtattttaattgtaaaaagaaataccaataaaatgcaagatttctgtaaaataataaaaaggtagaAATTTAATTGAGGCAATTAATCATTAGAACATTGGTACTAGCTTGAAACCTTTACAATCACTTAATGTTGTTGTCAGTGTTGTGTATAACTTGTTCCCAGAGAAAAGGAAATTAACAAAATCtcaacaaaagaaagaaatctcaATTCTGCATTAGTGTGATttgccctttttaaaaattatggagcATTTTAGATGCAAAATGGCTTCTTTATATCTTTAGATTTATATCATATCAAAAAGGCTTAAACCTGAACAGaggaggaaggggggggggaaacccttgatactttattaaattattccagATATTTTTGTAGATAGATTTCTTTATCACAGCCATCAGAAGAACTGGTACAGCTTCACGTATTTTACAACTTCCTGATTGTTGGAATAAGTAATTCAGAATGTTATTAATTACATCAAggagttataaatattttgaattaaaaattttatcagctGTAATCACATGATTGTCTCTAATAAACTTCCAACTCTTATAGTATATTAAAGTTGCTGAAACTCCAACTGAATTTTTGTTTGgtatctttttataaaacaagccaatttcttttagattaaaaaaaaaaaaaatagagttgcACCaatctatattttttgaaataataaacaaactttCAAATTACATATTAGTAATAAATCCTTAGTAATCAttgtttcaacaaaaataatcttgcCCTTCCTTATACTaagataaagattttattaaaaatacatctgTCCACCATAAAATATCCTACATAAGATCTGGAAgccttaataaattaatttttctctccaAACATTAAACTTATTCTCACTAaagatctttatttaaaaaaaagtaattaaaattattatgatcatATTCTTTTACATGTATTTTAATAAGTCTTACAACTTAAAGACAGTTCAGAAAGAAAATCATATAAGATATAAtagacagaaatttatttatgtacttaattaaaaaaaaaaatagcttctaaattataatttttaaaaatgtgacacCTACTTGGCTGCCATATTGTTGCTATGTCAgcttgaaaatgaattatttttattaattattattaataattataaatacataaatttatgtaaaacattaaaatttaaaccaatCAGAGAAAATTTCACTAATGAAGATAAgcacaatttttagaaaataaatttgtagatactttaaataatacattaaaaaaaaattatcacagtgaaaacagcattaaataaaaactgtagatataagcaataaagaaaacaatatatccAATGTTGTACTTCTAAatctaataagtaatttaaacaaagtaatatgttcctttaaatttatttaataagacaCTCATTACATAGATaatacaaattaatgaaatttaaattgaaactacatattgaaagaaaaacatagaaagtttgaaatatatttgaataccTGCAGCAGAAATAATTATGCGTAACAGTCCATCAAAAAAGTATCTACACACTGTTTGTTATTCTGAAACTGTTCATTATACAATAAAACTGTGCATACCTGTagcagtaaaaatttattctctataaatatatgaaatatttttttttcatacaagagAATATTCTCATATCTATATAAACTCAAACTACCCCCCCCCTCCTCCAATAGTATCAActaatttcaaatacatatcCATACCTTCCAGATTAAAATAGCTTGAAAGCaaaggatattttataattttcagacaCATGGGTATGAgcaagaaacaaatgaaattttcagtttctaataataattgtgaatccctattttaattcaaatatttcaagataCAGAAGAATCTCGCTTAATGAGCATAATTTGGGAATAAATTGTATTGTGAAGCAAAAGTCAAGTGAAACCACTTTTTCATTGATTCAATGTAAAAAGGATAATGTGCTTCATTTTGACAAAAATacacaaacaaatttataatataattttttatttacaatatatgcTTCTTCGAAAGAAAGAAGCATATATAGTTAGAAGACATATTTAATAAGACATAGCATTATCATCAAATAAATTTGCAGCATGTATAGTTATTGCTAGAATTGGATcacattttatatgcaatttagaattctttattctttcatcATTCCCCGACCCTTTCTTTTCAGTGAAATGCTGATACTATATCAAGGCAGGTATCTCCTCCTCTCCTAGCAAAATTATCCCCCCAACTTTGTGCTGTAATACAGAATGCAGCTATGTGTTATACTTG
It encodes:
- the LOC129963047 gene encoding serine/threonine-protein kinase PAK 3-like isoform X2, whose protein sequence is MGDSSEEKPPAPPVRLTSTRDSTVAVDMRPLPKEPESEKKVKLKPSKSTKKERKEMEKPIISPPTNFEHTVHVGFDAITGEFTGMPESWARLLQSSNITKSEQKQNPQAVLDVLNWYDASTKEKQESKYMTMNKTFGDPSPRPSYLADKYAINAVVSPLPVSPTRKPEPTPPTTPEDEEEDEPEAPPPPVAARPEKTKSIYTKPIDEEVKNEALAYDKRDIANNNNAPATMTPAPTTTSTVKTRKKKLTEDEIMDKIRSIVSVGDPNRRYTKMERIGVGASGTVYTAIESATGMEVAIKQMNLPQQPKKELIVNEILVMRENKHPNIVNYLDSYIVGEELWVIMEYLPGGSLTDVVTETCMAEGQIAAVCREVLQALQFLHYNQIIHRDIKSDNILLGLDGSIKLTDFGFCAQISPEQSKRTTMVGTPYWMAPEIVTRKQYGPKVDIWSLGIMAIEMIEGDPPYMHESPLRALYLIATNGKPQLKEKDKISPIFQDFLDKCLEVDVDNRSTADELLKHPFLKLAQPLASLYDLIMAAKEAVRCKYK
- the LOC129963047 gene encoding serine/threonine-protein kinase Pak-like isoform X1, with translation MGDSSEEKPPAPPVRLTSTRDSTVAVDMRPLPKEPESEKKVKLKPSKSTKKERKEMEKPIISPPTNFEHTVHVGFDAITGEFTGMPESWARLLQSSNITKSEQKQNPQAVLDVLNWYDASTKEKQESKYMTMNKTFADIATIWQPRDPSPRPSYLADKYAINAVVSPLPVSPTRKPEPTPPTTPEDEEEDEPEAPPPPVAARPEKTKSIYTKPIDEEVKNEALAYDKRDIANNNNAPATMTPAPTTTSTVKTRKKKLTEDEIMDKIRSIVSVGDPNRRYTKMERIGVGASGTVYTAIESATGMEVAIKQMNLPQQPKKELIVNEILVMRENKHPNIVNYLDSYIVGEELWVIMEYLPGGSLTDVVTETCMAEGQIAAVCREVLQALQFLHYNQIIHRDIKSDNILLGLDGSIKLTDFGFCAQISPEQSKRTTMVGTPYWMAPEIVTRKQYGPKVDIWSLGIMAIEMIEGDPPYMHESPLRALYLIATNGKPQLKEKDKISPIFQDFLDKCLEVDVDNRSTADELLKHPFLKLAQPLASLYDLIMAAKEAVRCKYK